In the genome of Bradysia coprophila strain Holo2 unplaced genomic scaffold, BU_Bcop_v1 contig_494, whole genome shotgun sequence, one region contains:
- the LOC119082799 gene encoding protein inturned: MSQDQKPLINTINTRQTRPPVDSEYSDSSSTSFSDSASYDSYAPDWSDWIDEDDGSLFYIEYNFQTISLAKQTNETQFNDANGPRSSNFSRALSTTTSTRRSKKSGSKLAKLINRNLKPMNKDTSVKTAKPGNSDSAKVKFSETAEGEVKIVSVMIDPSVRHKYGRRCTVCEALLGVVTSFAEGKRVIIDGFRPNSQLSLNKVIKVGDWLKAINDVEVSTDTIDSVLLNFQGPTEVRLSLQRTVAEESIIDHQNVVNKVTSLDEFVANAGLIFDSNKWDTDDMIFSVMYMTMKNSDEQSSDGQDVLFCYPVKEKNCLYTSRGSFLTLSSLLLSTFKTSPVATTMQVNNQDYHVIYLAYEEDLLIVALSSNYATLQEAKLKTTEIVRCIECLHQTVPTAIVHDHMWQNILSIVSQIYLSRDTTDNVLFEQALLEPHYVPLPKEAQIRIDDALGEMLAMDYREWNQDEPLKSHREFFMIGCSLYFKSYLLASHLPPVDLIDIEAYLRVFGIFNVLESQTVKDMVLWREIHPKSVERGLVQKDHIYGIPKGRWFLAVCARYHTLLAVILESRQMTSGDEQLCITPSPFYIEEIQDTLEHLRTGGVENLAVTWISSNKRPQVIQENNENPMGNTNPESQSKKTEIISILKRRNNSTENVSEFSKPIPSAGGSSVNSQTFSDDSNHKLDDDESDSDWDGFPDRSSSGFDVSELTETFLKEVSDVIPSKVTAGRENVLFHYVQLEIGQGVLLSSTGASKSSTIIKSFRKACLLIHTILQNTIRFRFLLSQESNNKPNWHRSLVAIKEHGILISIDDPENANDPVEFWVIGRLFSTPPKELYVCHRADVPQNLVELAFRLSLYSAG, translated from the exons ATGTCGCAGGATCAAAAACCTTTGATCAACACCATTAACACCCGGCAGACACGTCCACCTGTTGATTCTGAATACAGTGACAGTTCATCGACATCATTTTCCGATTCTGCCAG TTACGACAGTTATGCTCCCGATTGGAGTGATTGGATCGACGAGGACGATGGCAGTCTCTTCTACATCGAgtacaattttcaaacaatttcgcTGGCTAAACAAACGAATGAAACTCAATTCAATGATGCAAATGGGCCGCGTAGTTCGAATTTCAGCCGTGCCCTTTCAACGACTACGTCAACTAGGCGAAGCAAAAAGTCGGGTAGTAAGTTGGCAAAGCTGATCAATCGCAATTTGAAGCCAATGAACAAGGACACGAGCGTGAAGACAGCAAAGCCTGGAAATTCCGATAGTGCAAAGGTGAAATTCAGTGAGACCGCTGAGGGTGAAGTGAAGATTGTATCGGTTATGATCGATCCGTCAGTACGCCACAAGTACGGTAGACGATGTACCGTCTGTGAGGCGTTGCTAGGTGTGGTAACATCATTCGCCGAAGGCAAACGAGTCATCATCGATGGATTCCGTCCCAATTCCCAGCTATCTCTGAACAAAGTGATTAAAGTGGGCGATTGGTTAAAGGCAATCAATGATGTGGAAGTGAGCACGGACACAATCGATTCGGTTTTGTTGAATTTCCAAGGGCCAACGGAAGTCAGGTTGTCATTGCAACGAACCGTCGCTGAAGAGTCCATAATCGATCATCAAAATGTCGTGAACAAGGTGACCAGTCTGGACGAGTTTGTGGCCAATGCAGGGCTGATTTTCGATTCGAATAAGTGGGACACTGACGACATGATCTTTTCGGTCATGTACATGACGATGAAGAATTCCGATGAACAGAGTTCCGATGGCCAGGACGTGCTGTTTTGCTATCCTGTTAAGGAGAAGAACT GTCTCTACACATCCAGGGGATCGTTCTTAACGCTGAGTTCTTTACTTCTCTCAACGTTCAAAACATCTCCGGTTGCAACAACAATGCAAGTGAACAATCAAGATTATCATGTCATCTACCTGGCTTATGAAGAAG ACTTACTTATCGTCGCCCTGTCATCAAACTATGCCACCCTCCAAGAAGCAAAACTCAAAACAACCGAGATTGTGCGATGCATTGAATGCTTGCACCAAACCGTACCGACCGCCATCGTTCATGATCACATGTGGCAGAACATACTCTCGATTGTTTCACAAATTTATCTCAGTCGTGACACTACCGACAATGTTCTCTTCGAGCAGGCATTACTCGAACCGCATTACGTTCCGTTACCGAAGGAGGCGCAAATTCGCATCGACGATGCTCTGGGCGAAATGCTAGCCATGGACTATCGGGAATGGAATCAAGACGAGCCGTTGAAGTCGCATCGAGAATTTTTCATGATCGGCTGTTCGCTGTACTTTAAATCGTATCTGCTAGCTTCACATTTGCCGCCGGTTGACTTAATTGACATTGAGGCCTATCTGCGCGTTTTCGGAATATTTAATGTGCTCGAGTCACAAACGGTTAAAGATATGGTGCTGTGGCGAGAAATTCATCCGAAGAGTGTGGAACGAGGTCTGGTTCAGAAGGATCACATTTATGG AATACCGAAGGGACGCTGGTTCTTAGCTGTTTGTGCCAGATATCACACTCTTCTAGCTGTCATTCTGGAATCACGTCAAATGACATCCGGCGACGAGCAACTGTGCATCACACCGTCGCCATTCTACATCGAAGAAATTCAAGACACTTTGGAGCACCTACGAACCGGCGGCGTGGAAAATCTGGCCGTTACATGGATTAGCTCCAATAAGCGACCGCAAGTTATCCAAGAGAACAACGAAAATCCAATGGGCAACACCAACCCGGAATCACAATCCAAGAAGACCGaaatcatttccattttgaaaCGTCGCAATAATTCGACCGAAAATGTTAGCGAATTTTCGAAGCCTATTCCATCGGCTGGCGGATCGTCAGTGAACAGTCAAACGTTTAGCGATGATTCGAATCACAAATTGGACGACGATGAAAGCGATTCGGATTGGGATGGTTTTCCAGATCGGAGCAGTAGCGGTTTTGATGTGTCGGAACTGACGGAGACATTTTTAAAGGAGGTGTCGGATGTGATACCGAGCAA GGTAACTGCTGGTCGGGAGAACGTCCTTTTTCACTACGTTCAGCTGGAGATCGGTCAAGGTGTTTTGTTGTCGTCGACCGGTGCTTCTAAAAGCAGCACAATCATAAAATCTTTTCGCAAAGCGTGCCTTCTCATCCACACAATACTGCAGAACACAATTCG TTTCCGCTTTCTTCTGTCTCAAGAGAGCAACAACAAGCCGAACTGGCATCGATCTTTGGTCGCCATTAAAGAGCACGGTATCCTGATCTCTATAGACGACCCGGAAAATGCGAATGATCCCGTTGAATTTTGGGTTATTGG GCGCTTGTTTTCCACGCCACCGAAGGAGTTGTATGTTTGTCATCGAGCTGATGTACCGCAAAACTTAGTTGAATTGGCGTTCCGTTTGTCGCTCTATTCAGCTGGCTGA